ctcagtgtagacagaccttcacacCGAGACCTGTCCTggtgaaaaacaccatgttagcagttttagtggaggagctgaagaagactggactccaagctgctcttgctgatcactgctatgctggaccTGAAGATGTGTCCTGTGATGTCTGCactgggagaaaactgaaagctctcaagtcctgtctggtgtgtttcGTGTCTTATTGTCAGAATCACCTTCAGCCTCATTATGAATCCCCAACTTTTCAAAAGCACAAGCTTGTGGAGCCCTGCAAGACGCTgcaggagaacatctgctctcGTCATGATAAAATGAGGGAGATTTTCTGCCGCactgatcagcagtgtatctgttatctctgctccatggatgaacataaaggccacgacacagtctcagctgcagcagagaggactgagaggcagagagagctcgaggggagtcgacaaaaactccagcagaaaATTCAGGACAGGGAGAAAGACGTGAAGCtgcttcaacaggaggtggaggccaTCAGTCTCTCTGCTGATAAAgcagtggaggacagtgagaagatcttcactgagctgatccgtCTCGTGGACAAAAGAAGGTctgatgtgaagcagcagatcagatcccagcaggaaactgaagtgagtcgagtcaaagagcttcaggagaagctggagcaggagatcactgagctgaagaggaaagacgCTTcactggagcagctctcactcACAGAGGATCACATCCAGTTTGTCCACAGCTACCCCTCACTGTCAGCACTCAGTGAACCTACAGACTCATCCAGcatcaacatccgtcctctgagatactttgaggatgtgacagcagctgtgtcagagctcagagatcaaCTACAGGACGTCCTGAGAGAGACATGGACAAACGTCTCACTGAGACTGACTGAAGTCCATGTTTCACTGTC
This window of the Channa argus isolate prfri chromosome 11, Channa argus male v1.0, whole genome shotgun sequence genome carries:
- the LOC137135784 gene encoding tripartite motif-containing protein 16-like, producing the protein MAQKGVQLDRETFSCSICLDLLKDPVTIPCGHSYCMKCIKRHWDEEDGKKLHSCPQCRQTFTPRPVLVKNTMLAVLVEELKKTGLQAALADHCYAGPEDVSCDVCTGRKLKALKSCLVCFVSYCQNHLQPHYESPTFQKHKLVEPCKTLQENICSRHDKMREIFCRTDQQCICYLCSMDEHKGHDTVSAAAERTERQRELEGSRQKLQQKIQDREKDVKLLQQEVEAISLSADKAVEDSEKIFTELIRLVDKRRSDVKQQIRSQQETEVSRVKELQEKLEQEITELKRKDASLEQLSLTEDHIQFVHSYPSLSALSEPTDSSSINIRPLRYFEDVTAAVSELRDQLQDVLRETWTNVSLRLTEVHVSLSPPEPKTRAEFLKYSCEISLDPNTANTRLVLSEGNRKVTVMLEKQSYSPHPDRFTKCVQVLSRESLTGRCYWEVEWTGTGVYVAVTYMNISRAGNWEESGFGRHNKSWALHCFQSKYDFYHNNIQTPVSGPQSSRVGLYLDHRAGILSFYSVSETMTLIHRVQTTFTQPLHAGLWFHGLPGDTAELCELE